GTTTTTATTATTGAAGGAAGGTTAATGGCAAGAAATCAGCTGTTTCTTAATTATGCTTTCTCGAATTCAACACAAACCAAATCAAATTCAAGTCCAGGTAGTCTGCAGTTAAGAAGATGTGAAACTATTTAATTTGAACCATAGTGCAGTCatttaccgtattttccggcgtatgacccgcggctttttgccctcaaacaggcccaaaaagtgggggtgcgggtaatacaaaggtgcgggtcttgcgtggattctgagagggataagccccaaccccaaagaaaaaactggttacttgataaggatttatgtccatcgttttcgcattgttttcaaccaatatttccgccatgatcgcatagtttgtgatgtctccgctagggaaaatagttacggccatgctggaattgatccactttggtttaaggaattaataccgagctggcggtcattggttgtataatcaagaccgctcgggtagaccgaaaatgcagtccaaaacccgaggcgcttcgccgagggttttggacgtaatttgaggtctacccgagcggtcttgattatacaaccaatgaccgacagcgaggtattaatttctattctaaaaggtttcaaaattaaacaaattaaatacgatttgaaaggtatatatgttccgttttcgtcaaagaatgatccagcctggtgtccggaactccgccatattgttgcttgtgaagatgacgtcacgcagcaagggaattcccagtctgctagctcgatttctaccatttcctcgtctttgacctcttctgaatcctgactgacgacctcgaaagagtcctcgggtatcctccctacttcacaaatcccaatatatcggggaatacttcaaaatctcgtgttcttgacattgttttgtggggctgagtcgttgcttcttggtgaaaataattcgtctgctaaaattcagaattttatacctacccaggcggtcattggttacgataccaagaccgctccgatcaaaacgaggcgtaatgtattttgtattagaaacaatgatatactgtgactaaggccttttagaataacaattaaaaaaaacatggcggttctaggatgtcaacatcaatgaatggcttactatttttggagaatgcgggtcttggagcagtgcgggtcataatcaggtgcgggtcttgcgtggctttaggtaatggtcaacgggggtgcgggtcatagggcagtgcgggggataatccggaaaatacggtatgtCACGTTGGTTCCTCTATCCTCCCTGCATTCCAAAAAACACACTACTCTCAATTCTACACACCTTTGCTTCATACAGAAGAGGCCCATGAAAACAGAGCACCTTTTCACCTGCAAAAGCAACGAAGAAATTTTATTCAGGGTTTACACATAGTACTGGATAAGAACAACTATATTGTCAACCTCGGTACAGTGTAACCACCATCATTGTTTGCGCGTAACTGACATGACCTCTAATGCTATcttcttcaaagaaaacactgtaTTGCGCTCAACAGCCAACCTTGTGTTGTGTTCACCCAATTTCAATACGAGCAATTCATAATGCACGATTTAATTAAGCGCAATGCAgacgcagtgttttctttgaaggagatgTGTCAGTTAATAAGCGCAAACCAAACCATCATCATATCTGGAACTGGAGTGCCGATTGGCCAAGGCTAGGCGTACTAACTAACTCATGAACTGGAAGGAAAGATGTACATTTTGGACACATTGTGAAAAGTACAACCCGCCACCACCAGATGACAGCACCAAAAACGCATGCTTCTTATCAAGATATCTCAAAGACCAAACATTGAATTTCCGTGAAACTTCGCCTGAATAATTCATGAACTATGTGGTTTCATTCCAACGTATTATCTATCTTGACAAACGACGAATAAAAGTAGAAATTGACTTCATTGTTCCTCACCCTCCTGAAATTTTGGTTTgggcgccattttgaaatcggTGGGGGATAGTGCGGTTCCGGAGGAATTTGACAAAAGTTCACGACAACGATCAGAGAAATTCTGCTAAAAAGCATGTGAAAATGGCTCACAAAGTCTTCTCTAGAGCGGTTAGAACGCCACCATTCCGATTTCTCAATGGAAGGCGTACATCAAATGTAGACATTCAAACTGGATCTTCGACAGGTCGttattttattcatatttgCATAAAATACAGCTCTGTTTTTCTAGACATGTTCACCTATAGTGACCTAGGCCTACTCTTGTCTTCAACctctggtggttgtgacttgtctctcCGACTCTCTTCAATAATGGCAACACCAGTTTTAGGTTACGTCACAAAGGTTTTCGTCTGTGCGAGACTCTGTCATGACCAGAATTTCTCTTTTACATAAGGTATATTTTAGTCCTGTCCTCAATGTGTTGTAAAACATGTTTGATGTTGTTGGAAGAAAATTTAATCGTATTTTTTCTGCAGGTTGCTTCTTGCGATGGAATTCCACTGGAAATACTGATTCAGCggcaaataatgaaaatgacaatGTCAGTAAAAGCTTTGTCAATAGAAATCCAAGGTAAATTGAATCGTTGTGTTATCATTTTCTAGATGGCCATGAGCCCGGATCATGGGATCACATTACATATATCTCAAAGAATTGAATCAATAATGTTAATACGtcagcatcttgaccaccaagggttTTACATTTACCCCGGCTTCAtttaagaccatgaggttcagaaAAATCGTTTGTCAGAATACTCATTCAATAATTGTATTTGTATTAAGCTGAGGACTACATTTCTATCATAATGGGTGCATTTTCTGGCGTACAATAAATAGGTCTAACACTTCACCCTTTCTTCATGTATATATACGGTTAGTTCTAAAAGTTGCAAGAAATATAATTCAAATTTTCTAAGCCTTCTGTCTTCTTTCAGGAATCTTGAATTCATGGGTATAGCAAATAAAACAGACGGATGGTGGCTACAATATCCAAGGAGAGATTACTGGCACAAGTAAGTTTAACAAGTGTGGAAAACAGGATAATGAGTGTGCCGTTTGTAATTTCTGGtagttcaggaaaatagaaatgcagcgGCTAATGTTTTCACTGTGCCACACCCACAGCCCTCTGATGATCTCTGGGGCATTGTTGAAACACTGAAATTAGTGAAAATTGTTCATACCCTGTCCTAGGTATTGTGCCTGGTTTCACTTTCTGGCTAGTTTTCTAAAGAAACACTGCACTCATTCAGAATTCACTACTTTGACATTGTATTCATGAACACTTTTCCAGACTATGCTTCAAGATTACAAATAGAAACACAATCGCTTATGTCCAACATGCAAATGGCAAAATTGTGATATCAGCCTCGACAGAAGAATGGGCAATTAGGAAACATTTATACAGGTATGCATGATAACCAAATGCTGAGTGGGAAAACTAAGAGATATTATGCATAATTTGCTGAAAGAGGGTAACCGTCAATGCAGCTGTCCAAAGAGAATCTGGATGATGTGAAGCACTGGACTGGAAGGAAGACCAATGACTTGATCCACCTTGCTGAGGACAGAACAGTATGGTGCCACATTGTTGATAGCACAGGGTCGCCCAAATGGCTGCAaggctgcgggacatgatgatgatgatgatattgaaagATCTGTCTCACCCATCAGCGAAATAAACAGTCTTATTTTTAAATATCAAGCTTCAGAAAGAAAAGTTATGAAGCAGCTATGAGTATGTATCTCCATCGGTCATAGCGACTTTAAAATATATCTATCATTTCCAGTGCAACTGATGTGGCTGCTGCTGAGAATATAGGCCGGGTGTTAGCCCAGCGATGTCTGGAGAGTGGGATCACAGAGATGTTATTCGATACTTTAGAAACCCCCGTCGAGAGTGAATCCGTAAGTAGGGCCTTTATCATGTCTCGCATATATTTGATTTCCTGAGTAAACAACAAAATAGCGACCTGTATAAGAAACTAAGAGTACACCATACTCACTTTTGCAGTTTCTGTATTCAGTGGAACCTCTTGATATAtgggacaccctcgggattgaTAAGAAGTGTCCTTaccagagaggtgtcctgattagagagatcaaattgaatggttaCAACAACTTTTGgcccaaaactagtgtcctcaataatagagaggtgtccgctaagcaAGACCACCATACCATTGATAAATTTAGCTGTTCGTGTTTATTTTTGCCCAGTTTCTAACCCTCAGTCATGCTAGCTCTTATACATTTCAGGCATCTCTTTTTCAAAAGGCTTTAACCGATGTTGGGATCTCGTTAGAGGAAAAAGAAATGGTGCAAAAGGAACGTGATATTGGAACAGACTACGAAAGACAAGCTGAATTAGGTGTCGAACCTACGAAAAGACAGTGGAAAAAACGAGCTCGCAATTACTATGAGGAGCGAAGAAATCAAACGAAAAGAGTACCAGCACTGCCTTTTGAATAGAACTAACTGTGTTTGTGTGTGCGGACTTTGTGAAAATGATGATGCCTCGGGAGTGACCCAAAAAAGTAACTGGTCGTGCATGTAAAGTTTACATTGTTGCCAATGGTGCAGTTTTTGTGTCGCACATTTGTGTGTCACACATTTGTCACAGGAAGGACAAGTCAATTGACTATGATTACTTGTTATGTAGTAGGGGTAGCCATAGCACACAGGTTCAAGgtaataaatttcatttcatgataaCTTTTTGAGGTTGGACCATTTTCTGGCCGAGTTGAATTTAGACCTTCCTTGATAACAGGTGGTCAGTTGACTTTTCATTCCTGTAGTATGATAAGTTAGTGTACAGTCATCCACTGTCAATTAGTCTGGCAGGAGAGCCAAGGACTTGAAGTTAGGAAAGATTACATGTAAGCAATTCACCACCAAGTTTGAACTGGTTTGGAGACATTCTGTGTCATCTGTGAGTGGAGAGCGTCTCTGTCAAGACTGGTATCAGTCAAACCAGCATCCAATTGAAAAATCTCAGTTTTCTAAATAAAATACATTAGATTACATTGTTTTGTCTCATTTTGTTTCTGAGTATCAAAGGCAATCAGTGGTACTGTTCACACACTTCTTAGACAAATGAGAACTGGCACATTCAACTAGCcaatggtgtgaaacaaggcTAGGGGACAAAACGACCCAACTGATAGAGGTTTAATCGTGTGAATGACGTGTACAGTCATAAATAAATTGGGTGTCTACTGCGAGATAGCACTGGAGTGCGTCAAGTCCTGTGTGACCCATTAGTCCTGTCCTCCCCACAACATCATTTAGCcagtgaaaatttgaaaagcagATTGTGTGGCTGTAAAGTTGCAAAAGGCTTTCTATTGATATTGCAGGGCGACTTATAAATGATTTGTTATTGTATGAGACAACAACTGAGGAGAGTTTCTGAGTAGTAGACACCACTGAAAAGGACGAAGTCCTATCAGTTGATATCCTTAACCTCGGGCCAACACTAGGCACTACTGAGCAACGGGAGTCccacgactgactctggtattcgaggatgatcAGTTGAAGGCTATGGGAGCATTTTTTATCACTTTGTATTCAGACCATCCAGAGGACTATTCTGTGGATTGTCATATACCTGGCAAATCTTAAAAGCGAGCAGTTAGATGAAATCATATTCAGTAATGATGATCGGACTGTCCATGATCTATGTCACAACTAGGGCAAGTGATAGTACACGTACTGGCATCATTCCGACTTGCCCAGGCTTGATGAAGCTTCCCTTAGCCCCGTCGGTAGAGATTGCCTTGTAATCCAGAGGTCCTAGGTTCAAACTGCAGTTGGACTGTGTTTTTCCTCCGTTGCCTGTCCTTGTAGCAAGGACATGATAAGTACATCCCTGGATACTTTCACACCAACTTGACAAACTGAACAAGTGAATTaaagcaaatattgttttgctAATGAAAGGGTTCCAAGACCCAGGGGAGACAGTCCAGTGAAAGGTCCTACTGCAAGATCGGTATCCAACGCCTTTGGTCTCTCATGACAGGCCATGAAGCATGATTGAAATATAGGTAGGACTTTAAATACTCTCCAGGCGGGGGACTTAATTTCCAGTGCACAATATAGGTATTAGAATAAATAGGAGGAGGTTCCAGTGATAATGGAGATATAATGTGTGATGGAAGATGATGGCACATTTCCGCCCTGATGTGGAAGATCGGAATGCAAGACAAAAACTACTTGTGTATCACGTACATTGTTTTTAATAAAAACAAAACTAACAAAATAAAGTTCACATCCGCAGAAAACTTGACCTTTCCTCTGGCCACATCAACCCTGTCGGGGGTGTATGCCCTTTGAGAGGCTGAATACTTGGAATTCTGACTCAATGGTGGAATCGATTCAGAAATTCCCAAAACATTTGGCAGCGGGTAGTTGAATTGAACAGGATAGCAAAGTTTAGTAAAAAGACTTTATCCATCTTCTCCTTGGTTCTCTGGTGATAGATTACGAGCAGTTCCCAGTCCATGGGATAAGTAGAGTTGTCGGGAGCTTGACAGAACAGATGTAAACAcagtagtacagtagaacctcccttagcagacacctctctattaaggacaccctttctgttaaggacactagttttggtcccaaattgggtgtttccattcaatttgacctctctaatcaggacacctctctatcaaggacagcacttgtcagtcccgatggtgtcctaaatagagaggttctactgtagttcctgACAGCAAATGACGAGTCTCAATGGGTCCATTCTGAAGGGGAGGAATTCATGGCCCTCACAGCTGTGTCCAAGGGCATGAATGATAATGTGATCATCAGATAACGTGATGTCTCATCTAATCGACAAATGCACCTCCCAAACTGACAAATAAACCTATTAAAATTATATTGCTACACACTTCAACAGATCAAGAGTCTTCAGTTCTTAGTCTTTTTCTCGACGGTTCACCAGTCCTACTTTCACCCATTTGATCGTTCCCTTGGATGACAGTCTGGGCGCTCACATCTCGGACTCCTCCAGTCTGTAATAAAGTTAGAGACTTATTGTAAAGATGGAACGGACGTAACAGTACTAGCCTGGTTATATAAATGACTGCTGTTGGAAGGTGAACGAGAAGTCTTCCTTCAGAAAGAAAGTTTTTCAAATAGGATTTTTTCTTCGAGACATTCCAGAAATATCCAGGTCAATTAGATGACCTCTTCTTTTGGCCCTTTCACGCTTATCTGGTGCAAGTAGTAAGGTAAAGGGGAACTAAAGGCAGGAGCCAGAGTGTCAAATTTGTAGTCTTctggtgactaatatgcacagtaaggggcCTGGCATGCCTTGGTTGAGTTTGATTCAGCAGTGATTACATTTCTCATACAAGGATGAATAGTTTCCATGTACTGTGAGAcaagagagacccctatcagtGACTTCACATAATATAATCTGGCCTACCAGGCTCCTACCCCGAGTGTCCCTTTAAGGACATGCATTGCCACTGGACTCACAGATTCTGCCTGTTAAAGAGAGGTTATTTAGATAATATTTGGTGTCCTTTACGCAGAGGTGGACACTTACACAGGTTACAATGTACTTTCCTCCCCTAAAGTCATTTTGACCCTCAACGTATTGGCaatgctcagcttccagacaacgcgcagaggcaataccgctggaagggAAGGTCAGTATGCCATGCCTAAAGTGTACATATaactttccaatcaaaaaagaaaattgtcTCACCGTAATTTGGTACGGAACTGTGGCTTCTTGTCTTGATGGTGACTTGTAGAGTGTTGCAAATCTCTGGTTGTTCTTCCAATGCAGTATAACGCGGATGGTGCAGGCATGGCCCCAGCTTTCTCCAAGAGCTGGGATGAGATAAGACTGGTTCAGCTGGTCAGAATGAATCTTTGTCGTCATTTGATTTGTTAGCACCacctgaaattgacaagacAAAACGAGAGTCACTGTCAAGTGTGCGTGCAAAGCAAGGGCAAAATATACTACACGGTATGCACCCTTCACACCAGCAACAGCAAGACAAAACAAAATCAGAGTAAACCAAAGACAAAGGCTCCCCTTTACTCAGAAGATGGTAGTATATTTTGCCCGTTCATCATTGTCAAAGACACAGATCACTATAGTGCATTGCTTActttgattacatgtatttcctctAAACAAGCAGCAAGAACACTTTTGTAACAGGCATACTTGGCTATGTGTACTTACTGCCAATTTATTCTGTGTAGCCATCTTGATAAAACTTTGCGACATGCCGTTTAATAATCTTGTCCTTAGCGAGTAATCGTCAAAATCGTGTCGGAAATGGAAAGCTATGCTGTCAACTATTATCACCTTGACCTGAAAAAATCCAAGTACGCAGTTTCGTTATTTATTTTCGATTATTCTTGTCATTATGACGAAAATAGTGGTATCCTCGGTGGATCACTGCATTTCTTACATGTCTCAACAGAGCACCTTCAAACAGTTCGACTCTCATCTAAAACAATCAACTGTTGGGATAATCTGGACATAACATCTTCCATAACAGCTCAACTAGAAACTGCAGTGATAAGTATAAGCACCAACAGCTTACCTGAGAATGTTCGGAGAGGAAGTCTGGCAACGTGTGCACAACAGCGAGGAGTTCTACGTAGTCATGGCAAcggaaataaaatatttttgatagaaTATCTTCCATGGTAAATTTTTCCAATGCATCTTCTTGTTCTGAAAATGTTTAGTTGAGACGAAATCAAAAGAAGGAAATTTTGGAgcattttttatttgaaatgttttactGCTGGCCCGAATGCTCTGAAATTTGGAGGACAGCTCAGTCATGTTGGATAAGGCACATATTGAGTTTTGCGATAAAACTATGTGCAAAGACCTTTCCAAAAGTTATTTAATTATTATATCCCTTTTGACTGAAGCAACACACCATGTTGTCTTTTTTGAGAATGAAATGCCACCTTCgtacaaaacaaaacaatgacgatgcaataggcctacctttGTTTTTTTCAAGCGTAGAAATATGCTGGCAATGCTTCACTGTAGCTTTGGCTATATCTGCCAGTCTCTCAACAATAAAACTCCCCTCCGTATCAATATAGACTGCCTCGCCACCAATGCCTCCAAATGCTTCTGGTATCTGGACATCCACTGACAACTGCATACTGCAATGCAAAAAAAGTTGATCTTTGAAATGACTTTAGATCCAGAGAGATGTCATActgaaaaccctgtggagaacccaGGCAGAAGGTTTCAGATTGGATTCCCAGCACTAATGATCTGTAGCAGCCCTATCTGCTTTCACTTCCCAAAATAACTTTAACATAGACAAACCCTAGGCCTATGCAGCTTAAAAgtctacgccgttcgttatTGAAATTTGTCATTGAACTCGAAACTTCTCAAATGcgtcatgaatataaatttcagcaaattcgaaTGCATGACTGCACtaggcattgtgtataactgcatttctacttTCTTGGACCAGCAGTAATCATTAAGAGATTAGGACAAATAAGTGATAACAGGACAGCCTCTATATCATAAACCTGAAAGAAAAGGCTAACCAAATTTGTGTCTTTCCAACCCCGGGAGCACCGCACAGCTCAGTAATCTTTGTAACAGGCACACCGCCACCCAAGAGCTCATCGAGCTTCTCTGAGAATGTCACAATATTTTGTTGAAACTGCTCATCTTGAAGCATTTCAAATGCTGTCATCGATTGGGGAACATCTCCATTCGGTTTCTCTCTAACCAGCTGAATAATTTCTAATGCCTCATCTTTTGAAATCTTCAATTCTGAAAGTTAAAAGTAGATTGGCTTGATATATAAAAGATGGTCACAATTTATCTTATGTCCCTTTTTGTAACCAACATTGATTGAAATACTGGTACATAAAgacaaattttgataattagACTGAGAGACAAAGCAAATACAGTACTGTAACCCCTTGTACAGTTCAagctagtacatgtatcattgtatgTCTATTAAAAATACTTGAATTGAATATGTTCATGAATTTCAAAAAAGAAAAGTTCATGCAATTATCTTTGACTTCTCAACTAACTGAGAATCGATCACTGGCGAGTGGCAATATGGTGATTTCCAAAAGCAAAAGGTGGGTTAGTTCCAGTAGATTGTTCAATCAAAAGAGCTAAATTTTGCATACCTGGATTGCTTATCAGAAAAGACCCAATCAGAAGGTCTATTGGAAATATACGAATTGATGACCAATTATTTACCTTTGCTCAGCTCCACTGGTTTAACATCTTTGAGATCCTCAACTGTTGTGAATCCGgcacttgtcaatttcatacGAAAAGCAGGCGGGAAGGGAAAGGTGCTCAGTTCTCGATGCTGCATAACCTGGAATACATTGTGAATGAAGGGACATAAGAAGGGTTACACTACAGTATACCACAGGCCACTTAAGCTTAGGCTAGATAGGGCCTAGGTATCATTGAGCTGAGGGCTGCAGGCCCGAGTGAGGTCTGAAGGACCAATCTGTGACTCTCAATTCCTGGCCTGCGGCCCTCGATATTACCTGAGCTTCGGTGGCTGTATGGAAAGCCAACATATCTTATGCTAACTTGGCAAAGGTTCCAACAAAATCATTGATTCATGGCAGACGAGTTCACTTCCAGGTGTTCACTGTCCATATAAGCATCTGGTAATCAAATGCATACACAACGCATGCCTGCTCGTGTATCGGCCATGAAGTGACAGTGTCCTAATTTCGGACAAGCATATAGGGATGACAAATCTCTGAGCAAAAGAATGTATAAGTTTTAGTAATTTTCTGTTGGCACATTTGACATTAAACAATCGTACACCATAATCCTCATCTTAAAATTGAAAGTCTTCCCCTCCTTCTTTAAAGCACAATTCTTGGACTGAACTTGGACTGAACTTTTATTGTCTCGATTTCTTCTTCCAGCAGaagtattttattttgataatcAGTCTCCATGGTTTTGATTTTTTCTGCA
This is a stretch of genomic DNA from Lineus longissimus chromosome 2, tnLinLong1.2, whole genome shotgun sequence. It encodes these proteins:
- the LOC135482706 gene encoding large ribosomal subunit protein uL18m-like — encoded protein: MAHKVFSRAVRTPPFRFLNGRRTSNVDIQTGSSTGCFLRWNSTGNTDSAANNENDNVSKSFVNRNPRNLEFMGIANKTDGWWLQYPRRDYWHKLCFKITNRNTIAYVQHANGKIVISASTEEWAIRKHLYSATDVAAAENIGRVLAQRCLESGITEMLFDTLETPVESESASLFQKALTDVGISLEEKEMVQKERDIGTDYERQAELGVEPTKRQWKKRARNYYEERRNQTKRVPALPFE
- the LOC135483714 gene encoding DNA repair protein RAD51 homolog 3-like isoform X2; the protein is MLAFHTATEAQVMQHRELSTFPFPPAFRMKLTSAGFTTVEDLKDVKPVELSKELKISKDEALEIIQLVREKPNGDVPQSMTAFEMLQDEQFQQNIVTFSEKLDELLGGGVPVTKITELCGAPGVGKTQICMQLSVDVQIPEAFGGIGGEAVYIDTEGSFIVERLADIAKATVKHCQHISTLEKNKEQEDALEKFTMEDILSKIFYFRCHDYVELLAVVHTLPDFLSEHSQVKVIIVDSIAFHFRHDFDDYSLRTRLLNGMSQSFIKMATQNKLAVVLTNQMTTKIHSDQLNQSYLIPALGESWGHACTIRVILHWKNNQRFATLYKSPSRQEATVPYQITTGGVRDVSAQTVIQGNDQMGESRTGEPSRKRLRTEDS
- the LOC135483714 gene encoding DNA repair protein RAD51 homolog 3-like isoform X3, with protein sequence MQHRELSTFPFPPAFRMKLTSAGFTTVEDLKDVKPVELSKELKISKDEALEIIQLVREKPNGDVPQSMTAFEMLQDEQFQQNIVTFSEKLDELLGGGVPVTKITELCGAPGVGKTQICMQLSVDVQIPEAFGGIGGEAVYIDTEGSFIVERLADIAKATVKHCQHISTLEKNKEQEDALEKFTMEDILSKIFYFRCHDYVELLAVVHTLPDFLSEHSQVKVIIVDSIAFHFRHDFDDYSLRTRLLNGMSQSFIKMATQNKLAVVLTNQMTTKIHSDQLNQSYLIPALGESWGHACTIRVILHWKNNQRFATLYKSPSRQEATVPYQITTGGVRDVSAQTVIQGNDQMGESRTGEPSRKRLRTEDS
- the LOC135483714 gene encoding DNA repair protein RAD51 homolog 3-like isoform X1 → MRSIFRICSLKVTKIDLKVMQHRELSTFPFPPAFRMKLTSAGFTTVEDLKDVKPVELSKELKISKDEALEIIQLVREKPNGDVPQSMTAFEMLQDEQFQQNIVTFSEKLDELLGGGVPVTKITELCGAPGVGKTQICMQLSVDVQIPEAFGGIGGEAVYIDTEGSFIVERLADIAKATVKHCQHISTLEKNKEQEDALEKFTMEDILSKIFYFRCHDYVELLAVVHTLPDFLSEHSQVKVIIVDSIAFHFRHDFDDYSLRTRLLNGMSQSFIKMATQNKLAVVLTNQMTTKIHSDQLNQSYLIPALGESWGHACTIRVILHWKNNQRFATLYKSPSRQEATVPYQITTGGVRDVSAQTVIQGNDQMGESRTGEPSRKRLRTEDS